The genomic DNA tgaaaaccccttcctttgagatttggaaggcggttaaaaagtgatAGCCTCATCACTGGACATCTCAACAACTTCCTTTTTGCTTTTGTGCGTGTGTGAACCATTTTTGCAATGtatgtggatgagcgccctttCGATGGagtgatttaatccgtttcaataattttgttaattttgCAGTGTGTTCCGACGGCGGCCGCGCCCGGGAACAGCTCGCGATGACCTGTTCCGTGGTGCTCGAGCGCCTCCGCGGCGACGCGACTGCTCACAGTAGAGACAAACCATATGTCTGCGAACACTGTgacaaacattttataaatacatCCGCTTTAAAGAAACACATGCAGTGTACACACTTATCATTAGGACTCAAGAAATTTGCTTGTGATGTTTGTAGTTCTATGTTTGAAACCAATTTACTTCTAGTAGAGCACGAGAAAAGCGAACACGGTGTTACGAATTTCATCTGCGCTGAATGTGAGTACAGAACGTGCTCTAAGAAAGATTTAGAGCTCATCTAAAGAGCCA from Leguminivora glycinivorella isolate SPB_JAAS2020 chromosome 22, LegGlyc_1.1, whole genome shotgun sequence includes the following:
- the LOC125237695 gene encoding zinc finger protein 343-like isoform X2 gives rise to the protein MSLATAMEAEAVCLKTEPGEACVKTEPGEVCVKTEPGEACVKTEPGEVCVKTEPGEACAEEEREREDSARGVSAAAARAGLYTGHEVKDELVLGPEEWHRPQVLPLPVCSDGGRAREQLAMTCSVVLERLRGDATAHSRDKPYVCEHCDKHFINTSALKKHMQCTHLSLGLKKFACDVCSSMFETNLLLVEHEKSEHGVTNFICAECEYRTCSKKDLELI